One window from the genome of Paracoccus marcusii encodes:
- a CDS encoding DNA polymerase III subunit gamma/tau, protein MTDTKPAYQVLARKYRPETFADLVGQDAMVRTLKNAFAADRIAQAFIMTGIRGTGKTTTARIIAKGMNCIGPDGQGGPTTEPCGVCEHCVAIAEGRHVDVMEMDAASRTGVGDIREIIESVHYRAASARYKIYIIDEVHMLSTSAFNALLKTLEEPPPHVKFIFATTEIRKVPVTVLSRCQRFDLRRIEPEVMIALLRRIAATEGATITDDALALITRAAEGSARDATSLLDQSISHGAGETTADQVRAMLGLADRGRVIDLFEMVMRGDAASALTELQSQYADGADPVAVLRDMAEIVHWISVVKITPDALEDPTISPDERSRGKDLADRLPMRVMSRMWQLLLKALEEVSAAPNAMMAAEMAIIRLTHVADLPDPEALIRRVQQAQTAGEFARGPSVAGAPATQAPQAMRRARPVPAVQAHGAAAQALAVTPELVESYPDFASVIELITRMRDMTLLVLVERHVSLVRYSPGRIEYQPRDNPPADLAQRLAERLRGWTAGQRWAVTITNEDGAPTIAETREAQARADRDRALALPIVQQVLAAFPGATLTGITRVAPEAQVADLPEGAANPHDGTEGPVAEVEEWDPFEDED, encoded by the coding sequence ATGACCGACACCAAGCCCGCCTACCAGGTTCTGGCCCGGAAATACCGGCCCGAAACGTTCGCCGACCTGGTCGGACAGGACGCGATGGTCCGCACGCTGAAAAACGCGTTCGCCGCCGACCGCATCGCGCAGGCCTTCATCATGACGGGCATCCGCGGCACCGGAAAGACGACCACCGCGCGCATCATCGCCAAGGGCATGAACTGCATCGGCCCCGACGGCCAGGGCGGCCCCACGACCGAACCCTGCGGCGTGTGCGAGCATTGCGTGGCGATCGCCGAGGGCCGCCATGTCGACGTGATGGAGATGGATGCCGCGTCCCGCACCGGCGTGGGCGATATCCGCGAGATCATCGAATCGGTGCATTACCGGGCGGCGTCCGCGCGCTACAAGATCTACATCATCGACGAGGTCCACATGCTGTCGACCAGCGCGTTCAACGCGCTGTTGAAGACGCTGGAGGAGCCGCCCCCGCATGTGAAGTTCATCTTTGCCACGACCGAGATCCGCAAGGTGCCGGTGACCGTCCTGTCGCGCTGCCAGCGCTTCGACCTGCGCCGGATCGAGCCCGAGGTGATGATCGCCCTGCTGCGCCGGATCGCCGCGACCGAGGGTGCGACGATCACCGACGACGCGCTGGCGCTGATCACCCGCGCCGCAGAGGGATCGGCCCGCGACGCAACGAGCCTGCTGGACCAGTCGATCAGCCATGGCGCGGGCGAGACCACAGCAGACCAGGTGCGTGCGATGCTGGGCCTGGCCGACCGCGGCCGCGTGATCGACCTGTTCGAGATGGTGATGCGCGGCGACGCCGCATCTGCGCTGACCGAACTGCAGTCGCAATATGCCGATGGCGCCGATCCGGTCGCGGTGCTGCGCGACATGGCCGAGATCGTGCACTGGATTTCCGTCGTCAAGATCACACCGGACGCGCTGGAGGATCCAACGATCTCTCCGGACGAACGGTCGCGGGGCAAGGACCTGGCCGACCGGCTGCCGATGCGGGTCATGTCGCGGATGTGGCAGCTGCTGCTGAAGGCGCTGGAGGAGGTGTCCGCCGCGCCCAACGCGATGATGGCCGCCGAGATGGCGATCATCCGCCTGACCCATGTCGCCGACCTGCCCGACCCCGAGGCGCTGATCCGCCGCGTCCAGCAGGCGCAGACGGCAGGAGAGTTCGCGCGTGGACCTTCGGTGGCGGGCGCGCCCGCGACCCAAGCCCCGCAGGCGATGCGCCGCGCCCGCCCGGTGCCGGCGGTCCAGGCGCACGGCGCCGCGGCCCAGGCCCTCGCCGTGACGCCCGAACTGGTCGAGAGCTATCCCGATTTCGCGTCCGTCATCGAGCTGATCACCCGGATGCGCGACATGACGCTGCTGGTCTTGGTAGAACGCCACGTGTCGCTGGTGCGCTACAGCCCCGGGCGGATCGAGTATCAGCCCCGCGACAACCCGCCCGCCGATCTGGCGCAGCGGCTGGCCGAACGTCTGCGCGGCTGGACCGCCGGACAGCGATGGGCCGTCACCATCACGAACGAGGACGGCGCCCCCACCATCGCCGAAACCCGCGAGGCGCAGGCCCGTGCCGACCGCGACCGCGCCCTGGCCCTGCCCATCGTGCAGCAGGTGCTGGCCGCCTTTCCCGGCGCGACCCTGACCGGCATCACCCGCGTCGCCCCGGAGGCCCAGGTCGCCGACCTGCCCGAGGGTGCGGCCAATCCCCATGACGGAACCGAAGGCCCGGTGGCCGAGGTTGAGGAATGGGACCCCTTCGAGGATGAGGACTGA
- a CDS encoding GolD/DthD family dehydrogenase: MAASLDFSLGGRTAVVTGAGSGIGAAIAQAFAAQGARVALLDMNLAAATNAAAALPDAQAFACDVTDAASIGAAADAVTQAFDGIDILVNSAGIVDLAPAEDLSDGAWTRTIAVNLTGSFLMAQAVGRGMIARAKGGRIINLASQAGSVAIEGHVAYCASKFGIVGVTKTLALEWGGHGITVNSISPTVVMTDLGRKAWEGPKGEAMKALIPAGRFAEPHEIAAAAVFLASDAAAMINGADLLVDGGYTVR, encoded by the coding sequence ATGGCCGCTTCACTTGATTTCAGCCTGGGCGGCCGGACCGCCGTGGTGACGGGTGCCGGATCGGGCATCGGCGCCGCCATCGCGCAGGCCTTTGCCGCCCAGGGCGCGCGCGTCGCGCTGCTGGACATGAACCTGGCCGCCGCGACGAATGCCGCGGCCGCCCTGCCCGACGCGCAGGCCTTTGCCTGCGACGTGACCGACGCGGCCAGCATCGGCGCGGCCGCCGATGCGGTGACGCAGGCCTTTGACGGCATCGACATTCTGGTCAATTCCGCGGGCATCGTGGACCTGGCCCCGGCCGAGGATCTGAGCGACGGCGCCTGGACGCGCACCATCGCGGTCAACCTGACCGGCAGCTTCCTGATGGCGCAGGCCGTGGGCCGCGGGATGATCGCGCGGGCCAAGGGCGGGCGCATCATCAACCTTGCCAGCCAGGCAGGCTCGGTCGCGATCGAGGGGCATGTGGCCTATTGCGCGTCAAAGTTCGGCATCGTCGGCGTGACCAAGACGCTGGCGCTGGAATGGGGCGGGCACGGGATCACCGTCAATTCCATCTCTCCGACCGTGGTGATGACCGATCTGGGCCGCAAGGCCTGGGAGGGCCCCAAGGGCGAGGCGATGAAGGCGCTGATCCCCGCCGGCCGCTTTGCCGAACCCCACGAGATCGCCGCTGCGGCGGTGTTCCTGGCATCGGACGCGGCGGCGATGATCAACGGCGCCGACCTGCTGGTCGACGGCGGATACACGGTGCGATGA
- a CDS encoding HAD family hydrolase: protein MTARRFDAVIFDLDGTLLATEQMTIETGEAALARMGRVAPDGLLASLVGIDEPTSRGILRDHLGADFDFPHLDRMWAEAMIERRDRDGIPLRPHVHTLLDALRAAGLPFAIATSSTGDQAREKLAAAGLTDSFDIVVTRSDVPSPKPAPDVYLLAARRLGIEPARCLAFEDSDVGAIAARAAGMTVVQVPDMVPLSGENADFLATDLIAGARGIGLLAA from the coding sequence ATGACCGCCCGCCGTTTCGATGCCGTGATCTTTGATCTGGATGGCACCCTGCTGGCCACCGAACAGATGACCATCGAGACCGGAGAGGCGGCGCTGGCCCGCATGGGGCGCGTGGCCCCCGATGGGCTGCTGGCATCGCTGGTTGGCATCGACGAGCCGACCTCGCGCGGGATCCTGCGCGACCACCTGGGCGCGGATTTCGACTTTCCGCACCTAGACCGGATGTGGGCCGAGGCGATGATCGAACGGCGCGACCGCGACGGCATCCCGCTGCGCCCGCATGTCCACACGCTGCTGGACGCGCTGCGGGCGGCGGGTCTGCCCTTTGCCATCGCGACCTCCAGCACCGGCGATCAGGCGCGCGAAAAGCTGGCGGCGGCAGGGCTGACCGACAGCTTCGACATCGTGGTGACGCGCAGCGACGTGCCCAGCCCCAAGCCCGCCCCCGACGTCTATCTGCTGGCGGCCCGCCGGCTTGGGATCGAGCCTGCCCGCTGCCTGGCCTTCGAGGACAGCGATGTCGGCGCCATCGCCGCACGCGCGGCCGGGATGACGGTCGTGCAGGTGCCCGACATGGTCCCCCTGTCGGGAGAGAATGCCGACTTTCTGGCGACCGACCTGATCGCGGGCGCCCGGGGCATCGGCCTGCTGGCTGCCTGA
- the recR gene encoding recombination mediator RecR, which yields MEQGSDDIQALIALMARLPGLGPRSARRIVLQLVRRRSQQMVQLSQLLDRVAQNSRECVVCGNITDRDECAICTDPARATGEICVVQDVADLWALERGRAFRGRYHVLGGTLSALDDVGPEDLGIPTLLARIDDESITEVILALNATVDGQTTAHYIADALEGSLVTVTGLAQGVPIGGELDYLDDGTITAALRARRRL from the coding sequence ATGGAGCAGGGCAGCGACGACATCCAGGCGCTGATCGCGCTGATGGCGCGGCTGCCTGGGCTGGGCCCGCGATCCGCCCGCCGCATCGTGCTGCAGCTGGTGCGCCGGCGCAGCCAGCAGATGGTGCAGCTGTCGCAACTGCTGGACCGGGTGGCGCAGAACTCGCGCGAATGCGTGGTCTGCGGCAACATCACCGACCGTGACGAATGCGCGATCTGCACCGATCCGGCCCGCGCGACCGGAGAGATCTGCGTGGTTCAGGACGTGGCCGACCTGTGGGCACTGGAACGCGGCCGGGCCTTTCGCGGCCGCTATCACGTGCTGGGCGGCACGCTGTCGGCGCTGGACGATGTGGGACCGGAGGACCTGGGGATCCCCACCCTTCTGGCGCGCATTGACGACGAAAGCATCACCGAGGTGATCCTGGCGCTGAACGCCACCGTCGACGGTCAGACCACCGCGCATTACATCGCCGATGCGCTGGAGGGGTCACTGGTGACGGTGACGGGCCTGGCCCAGGGCGTGCCCATCGGCGGAGAGCTGGATTACCTCGACGACGGCACCATCACCGCCGCCTTGCGCGCGCGCCGCAGGCTGTAA
- a CDS encoding ABC transporter permease yields the protein MEDQIKTAAQPRRMIPARIGRDAQRYGILIALALLCIVLSIVSENFLTSRNIINVLRQTSINGILAIGMTFVILTRGIDLSVGSVVALVGVVSASFATTSAAGFIPGAPYMPLIPIAVGLITGTAMGALSGIAVARFAVPAFVATLGMLSAARGLTLIYSGGRPVPALTDGYRWIGTGDIAGIPVPIILFGMVFALSHFVLTRTRFGRHVYAVGGNPHAAKVSGLPVRAIRFSVYAISGALAGIAGMILAARTGSALPQAGVAYELDAIAAVVIGGTSLAGGVGRVTGTVIGALLIGVMNNGLDLLGVESYYQQVIKGALIVAAVMLDRSRKTED from the coding sequence GCATCCTGATCGCGCTGGCGCTGCTGTGCATCGTGCTGTCGATCGTCAGCGAGAATTTCCTGACCTCGCGCAACATCATCAACGTGCTGCGCCAGACCTCGATCAACGGGATCCTGGCGATCGGGATGACCTTCGTCATCCTGACGCGCGGCATCGACCTGTCGGTCGGATCGGTGGTCGCGCTGGTGGGCGTGGTCTCGGCCAGCTTCGCCACGACCTCGGCGGCGGGGTTCATTCCCGGCGCGCCCTACATGCCGCTGATCCCGATCGCGGTGGGCCTGATCACCGGCACCGCGATGGGCGCGCTGTCGGGGATCGCGGTCGCGCGCTTTGCGGTCCCGGCCTTCGTCGCGACGCTTGGCATGCTGTCGGCGGCGCGCGGGCTGACGCTGATCTATTCGGGCGGGCGGCCGGTCCCGGCGCTGACCGACGGCTATCGCTGGATCGGGACGGGCGACATCGCGGGCATCCCGGTGCCGATCATCCTGTTCGGCATGGTCTTTGCGTTGTCGCATTTCGTGCTGACCCGGACCCGCTTTGGCCGCCACGTCTATGCGGTGGGCGGCAACCCCCATGCGGCCAAGGTGTCGGGCCTGCCCGTCCGCGCCATCCGGTTTTCGGTCTATGCCATATCGGGCGCGCTGGCGGGCATCGCGGGGATGATCCTGGCCGCGCGGACCGGCTCGGCCCTGCCCCAGGCGGGTGTCGCCTATGAGCTGGACGCCATCGCGGCGGTCGTGATCGGCGGCACCAGCCTGGCGGGCGGCGTGGGCCGGGTCACCGGGACCGTCATCGGCGCGCTGCTGATCGGGGTGATGAACAACGGCCTCGATCTGCTTGGGGTCGAATCCTATTACCAGCAGGTGATCAAGGGGGCGCTGATCGTGGCCGCCGTCATGCTGGACCGGTCCCGCAAGACCGAAGACTGA
- the dhaL gene encoding dihydroxyacetone kinase subunit DhaL, whose product MMGDDMATKAMQRFVNDPDDIVDETVAGFIKAHRDLVRKDPANPRVVLSRFAPQDGKVGIVTGGGSGHEPAFIGYAGRNLVDAVAVGELFSSPTAKSFADAIRAADGGAGVAVLYGNYAGDNMNVRMAAGMVAEDGIEVATVVANDDVCSAPASERAKRRGVAGEIFMWKIGGAKAALGGTLAEVRAAAQQAIDACRSVGVGLGPCTLPAVGHPNFQIAPGTMEVGIGHHGEPGTRVEALKTADQVADDMVRIVLDDHALPEGTEVAVLVSGLGATPVNELYVLYDRIEVGLERAGLRVHRAFVGNYFTSLEMVGATLTVMALDDDLKPLLDMDCAAPGLTVAGTRPAPVGALSGGPRHRAAAAAADTAPRAPEAAGHPRLSVAQSGDIVAELAAVIVANKAHLSEVDGRIGDGDHGINMAKGFGRAAERLSGQPLDGAFLVLSDVLMSEIGGSMGPLYGFMFRDMGRTIRDRAAIDADGFLTMLQAGLSAVTATGAAKVGDKTLIDCLDPAIAAFDAARPDGFAAALRAMARAAQQGRDSTVDMVAKLGRAARLGERSRGVPDAGATSCCLILTTLADSVERRLSQP is encoded by the coding sequence ATGATGGGGGACGACATGGCGACCAAGGCGATGCAGCGTTTCGTCAACGACCCCGACGACATCGTCGACGAGACGGTGGCGGGCTTCATCAAGGCGCATCGCGATCTGGTGCGCAAGGACCCGGCCAACCCGCGCGTGGTCCTGTCGCGCTTTGCGCCCCAGGACGGCAAGGTCGGCATCGTGACCGGCGGCGGGTCGGGGCATGAACCGGCCTTCATCGGCTATGCGGGCCGCAACCTGGTCGATGCCGTGGCCGTCGGAGAGCTGTTCTCATCGCCCACCGCGAAAAGCTTTGCCGATGCGATCCGGGCCGCCGATGGCGGTGCCGGGGTCGCAGTCCTCTACGGCAACTATGCGGGCGACAACATGAACGTGCGCATGGCCGCGGGCATGGTGGCCGAGGACGGGATCGAGGTCGCGACCGTGGTGGCCAATGACGACGTCTGTTCCGCCCCTGCATCAGAACGCGCCAAGCGCCGCGGCGTGGCCGGAGAGATCTTCATGTGGAAGATCGGCGGCGCCAAGGCCGCGCTTGGCGGCACCCTGGCCGAGGTTCGGGCCGCGGCCCAGCAGGCGATCGACGCCTGCCGGTCGGTGGGCGTGGGCCTTGGCCCCTGCACCCTGCCCGCGGTCGGCCATCCGAACTTCCAGATCGCGCCCGGCACGATGGAGGTCGGCATCGGCCATCACGGCGAACCCGGCACGCGGGTCGAGGCGCTGAAGACCGCCGACCAGGTCGCCGACGACATGGTCCGGATCGTGCTGGACGATCACGCCCTGCCCGAGGGAACAGAGGTCGCGGTGCTGGTCTCGGGCCTGGGCGCGACGCCCGTGAACGAACTCTATGTGCTGTACGACCGGATCGAGGTCGGGCTGGAACGCGCGGGCCTGCGGGTGCACCGGGCCTTCGTCGGAAACTATTTCACCTCGCTGGAGATGGTGGGGGCCACGCTGACGGTCATGGCGCTGGACGACGACCTGAAGCCCCTGCTGGACATGGACTGCGCGGCGCCCGGCCTGACCGTCGCTGGCACACGGCCGGCACCGGTGGGCGCCCTGTCGGGCGGTCCGCGCCACCGCGCCGCCGCTGCGGCCGCCGACACCGCCCCCCGCGCGCCCGAGGCCGCGGGCCATCCCCGCCTGTCCGTCGCGCAATCGGGCGACATCGTGGCCGAACTGGCCGCGGTGATCGTCGCCAACAAGGCGCACCTGTCCGAGGTGGACGGCCGGATCGGCGACGGCGATCACGGGATCAACATGGCCAAGGGCTTTGGCCGCGCGGCCGAACGCCTGTCGGGCCAGCCGCTGGACGGGGCCTTCCTGGTGCTGTCGGACGTGCTGATGTCCGAGATCGGCGGATCGATGGGGCCGCTTTACGGCTTCATGTTCCGCGACATGGGCCGCACCATCCGCGACCGCGCCGCCATCGACGCGGACGGGTTCCTGACCATGCTGCAGGCGGGGCTGTCCGCCGTCACCGCCACCGGCGCCGCCAAGGTCGGCGACAAGACCCTGATCGACTGCCTGGACCCGGCCATCGCGGCCTTCGACGCGGCACGACCAGACGGGTTCGCTGCGGCCTTGCGGGCGATGGCGCGGGCGGCGCAGCAGGGGCGCGACAGCACCGTCGACATGGTCGCCAAGCTGGGCCGCGCGGCGCGGTTGGGCGAACGGTCGCGGGGGGTGCCCGATGCCGGGGCGACGTCCTGCTGCCTGATCCTGACGACGCTGGCCGACAGCGTGGAACGCCGCCTGTCGCAGCCGTGA
- a CDS encoding bifunctional sugar-binding transcriptional regulator/dihydroxyacetone kinase subunit DhaK — protein MTTTPRQPLRFGEDPLLWASWLYYQEGLTQGDIATQMGVSRASVNAYLADARTRGIVSIEIDPERFRALSLAQAMQDHFGLTDCLVIPSEGGDSPLIDRLGAAAAQVLSRLARSADTIAVTWGRTVLSMASRVDRAGLQDLRVVQATGGTTAKIPWTPEACATRLAESMGARCIPISAPAIVSSPDMRALLLREPVVAEQMAVLAQANRIVLGISSLRPESTIHSSGFFDDVAMHAHYHAAVGSIAGRLIDAQGQPVDGPLEGRTIGIDLGGLRSVPCRIGVAGGMDKVQAILAALRGNYINVMVTDADTARAILTSEGHDDTPARRRDQTPQPLPERLRVKKFINRPQDAVNETVAGALLAHEDMLAPVTDAPRALRATGAPRAGKVGLVIGGGSGHEPGFFGYVGRGLADAVAIGNVFAAPPPDPILAATLAADGGAGVLHIFGNFSGDLMNFEMAAEMAAARGVPVRTIVTTDDIASAPVDTRAARRGVAGNVFVFKVAGAACDRMLPLETCAGLALRANQRCYTMGIALEPGASVDSQKPSFRLGADDMEIGVGVHGERGIARAPLASADGAADLIVDRILDEMRPAEGDRVALLVNSLGGTPKMELYILNRRLRERLRARGVQVHRTLIGHYYTSLDMAGVSITALHLDEELTALIDHPCHSPAWTQP, from the coding sequence ATGACCACCACCCCCCGCCAGCCCCTGCGCTTTGGCGAGGACCCGCTGCTGTGGGCGTCCTGGCTGTATTACCAGGAGGGCCTGACCCAGGGCGACATCGCAACCCAGATGGGCGTGTCCCGCGCCTCGGTGAACGCCTATCTGGCGGATGCGCGCACCCGCGGCATCGTCTCGATCGAGATCGACCCCGAACGGTTCCGCGCGCTGAGCCTGGCGCAGGCGATGCAGGACCATTTCGGCCTGACCGACTGCCTGGTGATCCCGTCCGAGGGCGGCGACAGCCCGCTGATCGACCGGCTTGGCGCGGCCGCGGCGCAGGTCCTGTCGCGTCTGGCGCGGTCGGCCGACACCATCGCGGTGACCTGGGGACGGACCGTCCTGTCGATGGCCAGCCGCGTCGACCGCGCCGGGCTGCAGGACCTGCGCGTGGTGCAGGCGACGGGCGGCACCACCGCCAAGATCCCCTGGACGCCCGAAGCCTGCGCGACGCGGCTGGCGGAATCGATGGGCGCGCGGTGCATTCCGATCTCGGCCCCGGCGATCGTGTCGTCGCCCGACATGCGCGCGCTGCTGCTGCGAGAGCCGGTGGTCGCCGAACAGATGGCTGTGCTTGCGCAGGCCAACCGGATCGTGCTGGGCATTTCCTCGCTGCGGCCGGAAAGCACCATCCACAGCAGCGGCTTTTTCGACGACGTGGCCATGCACGCCCATTACCACGCCGCGGTGGGCAGCATCGCGGGGCGGCTGATCGACGCCCAGGGCCAGCCCGTCGACGGTCCGCTGGAGGGGCGGACCATCGGCATCGACCTGGGCGGCCTGCGGTCCGTGCCCTGCCGGATCGGGGTTGCAGGCGGCATGGACAAGGTCCAGGCGATCCTGGCCGCGCTGCGCGGGAACTACATCAACGTGATGGTGACCGATGCCGACACCGCCCGCGCCATCCTGACCTCCGAAGGGCATGACGACACGCCCGCGCGGCGCCGCGACCAGACGCCCCAGCCCCTGCCCGAACGCCTGCGGGTCAAGAAGTTCATCAACCGCCCCCAGGACGCCGTGAACGAGACGGTGGCGGGCGCGCTGCTGGCGCATGAGGACATGCTGGCCCCCGTCACCGATGCGCCGCGCGCCCTGCGGGCCACGGGCGCCCCCCGGGCCGGCAAGGTCGGCCTGGTCATCGGCGGCGGGTCGGGGCACGAGCCGGGGTTCTTCGGCTATGTCGGGCGCGGGCTGGCGGATGCGGTGGCGATCGGCAACGTCTTTGCCGCACCGCCGCCCGACCCGATCCTGGCAGCGACGCTGGCCGCGGATGGCGGGGCGGGCGTGCTGCACATCTTCGGCAACTTCTCGGGCGATCTGATGAACTTCGAGATGGCGGCCGAGATGGCCGCCGCCCGCGGCGTGCCGGTGCGCACCATCGTGACTACCGACGACATCGCCTCGGCCCCCGTCGACACGCGGGCGGCGCGGCGCGGGGTGGCGGGCAATGTCTTCGTCTTCAAGGTCGCGGGGGCCGCCTGCGACCGGATGCTGCCGCTGGAGACCTGCGCGGGGCTGGCGCTGCGCGCCAACCAGCGCTGCTACACGATGGGGATCGCGCTGGAACCGGGCGCCTCGGTCGACAGCCAGAAGCCCAGCTTTCGCCTTGGCGCCGATGATATGGAGATCGGCGTGGGCGTGCATGGCGAACGCGGCATCGCCCGGGCGCCCCTGGCCAGCGCGGACGGCGCCGCCGACCTGATCGTGGACCGCATCCTGGACGAGATGCGCCCCGCCGAGGGCGACCGGGTCGCCCTGTTGGTGAATTCGCTTGGCGGCACGCCCAAGATGGAGCTGTACATCCTGAACCGCCGGCTGCGTGAACGTCTGCGCGCGCGGGGCGTGCAGGTGCATCGCACGCTGATCGGGCATTACTACACCTCGCTGGACATGGCGGGCGTGTCGATCACGGCGCTGCACCTGGACGAGGAACTGACCGCCCTGATCGACCACCCCTGCCATTCACCGGCCTGGACCCAGCCCTAG
- the dhaL gene encoding dihydroxyacetone kinase subunit DhaL, which translates to MQTFSRHDLTDLFRSLAERMAAEQSYLAELDGEIGDADHGVAMAGGFAAAARALGEAGGADQTLAQGLTLAASSLHNAVGATTGPLYASALLRAASALGAETQVPLSRLPEVIVAMAEGIAARGQGKPGDKTMVDAWAPAAHAARAGLQAGQPATEVLAAAARAAADGAQATRAMMASRGRAARLGPRSVGHLDPGAVSAAALLDSLAHWARRRTEGSRP; encoded by the coding sequence ATGCAGACCTTCTCGCGCCATGATCTGACCGACCTGTTCCGCAGCCTGGCCGAGCGCATGGCCGCGGAACAATCCTATCTGGCCGAACTGGACGGAGAGATCGGCGATGCCGATCACGGCGTGGCGATGGCCGGGGGCTTTGCCGCCGCGGCGCGCGCCCTGGGCGAGGCGGGCGGGGCGGACCAGACGCTGGCGCAGGGGCTGACCTTGGCCGCGTCGTCCCTGCACAATGCGGTCGGCGCCACGACCGGCCCGCTTTATGCCAGTGCCCTGCTGCGCGCCGCCTCGGCGCTTGGCGCCGAGACGCAGGTGCCCCTGTCCCGCCTGCCCGAGGTCATCGTCGCCATGGCCGAGGGGATCGCCGCCCGCGGCCAAGGCAAGCCCGGCGACAAGACCATGGTCGATGCCTGGGCGCCCGCCGCCCATGCAGCCCGCGCGGGCCTGCAGGCGGGCCAGCCCGCGACCGAGGTGCTGGCCGCCGCGGCTCGCGCCGCAGCCGACGGCGCACAGGCGACGCGCGCGATGATGGCCAGCCGCGGCCGCGCCGCCCGCCTTGGACCGCGCAGCGTGGGCCATCTGGACCCCGGCGCGGTATCTGCCGCGGCGCTGCTGGACAGCCTCGCGCACTGGGCCCGGCGCCGTACGGAGGGGTCGCGCCCATGA
- a CDS encoding YbaB/EbfC family nucleoid-associated protein, whose product MIKGLGGFGDMAKMMKAAKDMQDKMGQMQEDMARITVTGESGAGLVRATCTAKGELTALEIDPSIFVPSEKEVVEDLILAAIKDAQRAAEEKMQAEMSRMTEGLGLPPGMKLPF is encoded by the coding sequence ATGATCAAGGGATTGGGCGGCTTTGGCGACATGGCCAAGATGATGAAGGCCGCCAAGGACATGCAGGACAAGATGGGCCAGATGCAGGAGGACATGGCCCGCATCACCGTGACCGGCGAATCCGGCGCGGGCCTGGTGCGCGCGACCTGCACCGCCAAGGGCGAGTTGACCGCGCTGGAGATCGACCCGTCGATCTTCGTGCCGTCGGAAAAGGAGGTGGTCGAGGACCTGATCCTGGCCGCCATCAAGGACGCCCAACGCGCCGCAGAGGAGAAGATGCAGGCCGAGATGTCGCGCATGACCGAAGGCCTGGGCCTGCCCCCCGGCATGAAGCTGCCCTTCTGA
- a CDS encoding substrate-binding domain-containing protein, which translates to MMMTASALALGLGLGAAQAQDDPIKIGMAAYGLNAEFMQLWSAAGEKHPAVESGMVELTIFDGRYDALVQQDQFETMITQGFDAIVFAPMDVEAGATAVQLAVDAGIPVVGSNARVNSDLLTAYVGSNDVEAGYLEAKAVLDKMGCQGAVVIIEGPIGQSGEIQRGEGNEKALAECPDVKILERQTGNWSRAEAQALMENWLTAHGNDIKGVIGQNDEMALGAIEAIKAAGMDVADFAIAGVDGVTDALNAVKAGQMDSILQDGEAQALGSIDVAIKAVKPDYEPMSAIWEQYPDMPWNNGADKEYNVPWTPVTAENVDALLATRQ; encoded by the coding sequence ATGATGATGACGGCCAGCGCATTGGCGCTTGGCCTGGGTCTGGGCGCGGCGCAGGCGCAGGACGACCCGATCAAGATCGGCATGGCCGCCTATGGCCTGAATGCCGAGTTCATGCAGCTGTGGTCGGCGGCGGGCGAAAAGCACCCGGCGGTCGAATCCGGCATGGTCGAGCTGACCATCTTTGACGGCCGCTATGACGCGCTGGTGCAGCAGGACCAGTTCGAGACGATGATCACCCAAGGCTTCGACGCGATCGTCTTTGCGCCGATGGACGTCGAGGCCGGCGCCACCGCCGTCCAGCTGGCCGTCGATGCGGGCATCCCCGTCGTCGGATCGAACGCGCGGGTCAACAGCGACCTGCTGACCGCCTATGTCGGATCGAACGACGTCGAGGCCGGCTATCTGGAGGCCAAGGCCGTCCTGGACAAGATGGGCTGCCAGGGTGCGGTGGTCATCATCGAGGGCCCGATCGGCCAGTCCGGCGAAATCCAGCGCGGCGAGGGCAACGAGAAGGCCCTGGCCGAATGCCCCGACGTCAAGATCCTGGAACGCCAGACCGGCAACTGGTCGCGCGCCGAGGCGCAGGCCCTGATGGAGAACTGGCTGACTGCGCATGGCAACGACATCAAGGGCGTGATCGGCCAGAACGACGAGATGGCCCTGGGTGCCATCGAGGCGATCAAGGCCGCCGGCATGGACGTGGCCGATTTCGCGATCGCGGGCGTGGACGGGGTGACCGACGCGCTGAACGCGGTCAAGGCGGGCCAGATGGATTCGATCCTGCAGGACGGCGAGGCCCAGGCCCTGGGCTCGATCGACGTGGCGATCAAGGCGGTCAAGCCCGACTATGAGCCCATGTCGGCGATCTGGGAACAGTATCCCGACATGCCGTGGAACAACGGCGCGGACAAGGAATACAACGTGCCCTGGACCCCGGTGACGGCCGAGAACGTCGACGCACTGCTGGCCACGCGCCAGTAA